The genomic stretch GGTATCGGCGCGCCGCCGAGCAAGGCCGTGCCTACGCGCAGTACAATCTCGGCCTCATGTACGATAGTGGAACGGGCGTGCCGAAGGACTATGTCCTGGCGTACAGGTGGTACAGTTTGTCAGCTGCTCAAGGTGACAAAGATGCGTTAGCAAATCGAGACGCAGTCGCCCACCTCATGACCTCTGCTCAGATCGCTGAGGCGCAAGAGCGGGTGCGCGATCGGAACCCTCAATCACCATCACTGCGCGCTCCTCAAGAAGATAAAGTCGCTAGCGCCGCGAGTTATTTGCTACTCGGTGCCTTGTTCGTTATTCCGATATGGCTGGTCATTCGTCAACTCAATGCGCCGCTGCCGACGTTCAATACGGAGTTGATGAAGCCTGACAAAATCAAAGACGATCAAATCATAGACGCCGACTTGATTGTGCCTGCGGCAGCAAAAATGAACAGGGCTAACATTCGCGCACTCAAGGGCATTGGCGGTGTGTTAGCCGGGGTAGTGTTTTTTGCTGCGCTCGTATGTTTAACGGCCTTGTGGATCATGGGCCTCGCTTGGGTCTCCACAAACGTCGCCGGCTATGTGTCCGCCGTCTCCCGAATTGTATTTGTAGTTTGTGCCGTTATTCTTCTACCGCTTGCGTTATTTAGCGCGACACGAAGAATATCGGCATACGGCTTCTTCGTATCGTCTATCGTTTTGGCCCTCGCGACGTGGATTTTTGGCTTCTTGGTAACGCTCCATTATTGGGACGCATTTGGTGTCTTTGTCGGAATTGTCATGTTGGGTGTAGGTGTCGTTCCGATAGGAATGTTGGCCGCAGCATTGCATGCAGATTGGTTTAATGTTGGACAGCTTGCTCTTTGTTTGGTTATTACGTTTGGCGCCCGGATGTTCGCAGCTATGCTGGCAACAAAGATTGATCGCGATGAAGCCGCCCAGCCTGCTGGACGGGCCAACAACGAGGCTATGGACCCGGAGCTGAATGCGCCTAAGCAAGAGCTTCTTTCAAAATTCGCTGAGGACGCTGCGGATTTCTGGATAATGTTCCGCCGAAAAGTCTGGCTTAAAGTCGGCGAGCACTGCGCCGCCGAACCGATCAAGTCGGATGCAAAGAGTATTCGTCGACGTGGAGATATTACGGAACAGCTCGAACCAAAGTATTTTATTGCCTCCGGCATCATCCTTGCCGTCGCGGGCTTCTTGTTGCTGGACAGATGGGGAGTAGTTTGGGGCTTCTGGGGCAATTTGATGGTCGGCAAAACTTTAGGCATACCGTTTCGCTACGTGTTGCTTTGCTCACTAGCTTCAATCTCGTGGGGTCTTTGTCGTCACTGGGCGACCAGTCGATCACACCAGCATCAAGCCACCGATTCTTGATTAGGTAGCTTGGATTTGCAGCGATCATCGCGGCAGTATCCACGAACCTGCTCCTTGTAGCCCCCGCGGGTTAGGTCGCGGACACGCACAGCGGTCCAACCGAACTCAGACATCAACTGGGCGAGACGACGGTAGACACCGGCCGTCCGACCGCGTTGCGGCACCTCAAGCAGGTCCAACACTGTCTGAGTGCTCACACGTTCCAGACCGTCGAAGTCAACTTTGCCTTGCACGCGCTCCAGCCGTAGGCGCCAGGGGTCGGCGACCTGTGGTACGGCTTCAGCTTCGGCGGCTCTCAGTTTCGCTAGGAACGACACCTTGATACCCTCTCTAATCACAACAGTTCATCGTCGGCTCAGCAGGAAAAGTCCGTCTCGCGACGTTTCCGCTCAAGATATTAAAAATGCGCAAAAACTGACGGGCGGTTCACGCCACATAAGGGGAGCGAGTGGCGCTAGTGGCGGTTCAGTGCCGATTTCATAAAATTTCCCATATGAGAGTTATCTGAAAAAGTCTGCAAAAATGGCCTTTAAGCGCCACTACCGCCACTATCCTCATGGGCATGCCGGCCGTTGTCGGATGGGCCAGTAGCCAAATCGGGCGAATCCGATGATAAGCCGTCAGTGCCGGGTGCCGGACGAATGCCGTCATCGTAAATCGTGCTGCCGTCGTCGAGGGTGCCGAGCGGACCTGATCCACTTCCGGCTGGCGTGCCCGTCGATTTCAGGCGCAAGCCGACGATCATTCTCGTTCCGCCGGTGCCTTTCGCAGCAGTGAAGCCCCGATCGCTCAGGTGCCGACGGAATCTTGGTTTCTTCAGCGACCAACCGACCTCTTCGTTCGCCCACCAGGTATAGTCCCCATACGCCAGATTGGTCGGGGTCGCCGCATGGTGATCCAAATCGCAGCGGTCCGCGATCCACTGACCTATAACGTCCATGTCCTCGCGATATTCCTGCGTTGAGGCGAGTACCGACTTTGGCGGATTGAGTCCCTCCTTGAGATAGGCTGCCAGTCCTGCGAGCGCCCAGTTCAAGATGCCCGATAGCTCGGGTAATAGCAGGCGCTCACGGAAATCCTTTTGAACTGAATTTGCGTCGATCGCGATGGTGAACGGGATCAGGTGGACGCGCCGCCAAATGCCTTCATCCGTGCCGCGGATGATCGGTTTGTGGTTGGTGGTCAAGAATGTCTTGTGTGTCGGGAAGAAATCAAAGAGATGGCCGTACAGAGGCCTTGCTGAGAGCATGTCCTGGCTTGTAATGAACTTCACACGCGCTTCGTTGAGCTGATCATTTTCGGCAGTTTCATTGACAGCGACAAATCGTTTACCTTTTAGACGAGCGACCTCTTCCGTCGCGCCCCCGGGTACTTTGCGTTCGATTAATAAAGTGGCATCGGCGGCGAGAGCATAGGTTCCAAGCAATGAGTGCAAGGTTTCACGGAAAGTAGATTTTCCGTTCCGGCCCGTTCCGTAAGGCATAAACATTACCTCTTCTCTGACCGACCCCGTCAACAGATAGCCGGCGACGCGTTGGAGGTATGCTTGCAGTTCGCTATCGTTGCCAGTGACTGTCTTGAGAAACTCGTTCCAGTTGGGGCAATCCGCGCTCGCGTCAAACGGAACGCTGGTACACTTCGTAATCAGATCGTCGCGGCGTGGTGTACGAAACGATCCGAGCCGCAGATCGATGACGCCGTTTTGGACTCCAAGCAGCCACGGGTCGGCATCCAGCCTGTCCGCTGAGATTGTCACGCCATCTTCGGATTGGGCTAAACTCACCATAGCCCTGAGCCGGGGCTCAGATTGACTCCGCATTGAATGCTTGAGCAACTGGTCTCGATCCGCCTGATTATTGAGGGTAAGCGCGTGCGCAAGCATGGCCAGAATCGTCTCTTCGCCAAGACGCATGACTGCGCCGTCTCGATCGATTTCCCATCGACCCGCCGCGTCGTTCCATATGAGCCAAGTACCCCATTCGGCAATGAACCGAATATTTGCACCGTGACGACTTACGAGACGGCGGGCGTTTCCTAAGTCAGTGCAGAAATCGCTTACGAGACCGAGGACTGGGGTCCGCGACAATGGGCCGGTTTTATTGGCAGTAATATTGTTCATCATTGCCTCCCTTAGCGTCGCGCCTTGAAGGCTGTCCACTTTGCAGTTCTGTGGGCCGTCCACCACGCGTCGTCCGAAGGCAACGCGGCGAACAGAGCGATTAGCTGTTTCTCTTCATCGACAGTTGGCCGTCCAGTGGGTGGAACGTTGGCGAGCGCCCTCTGCAATTCCTGGAAGTCTTTGTCGAATATCTGGATGCCGTAGCACGGGCCAGGCGAGCGAAGCAGCTCATCCTGTTCCTGCTTCCACTTATGCGCTAGAGACAACTCAACCCTGAGTAAAATCCCATGGGCAATCGGCCAGGGAAATTTGGCGAGAAGATTAACGGCGCGATCCTCTGCTATCGCTGACTGCTCGGCATAGGATGATTCGGTTGAGCGGTTCATGACATTGACTCCCTCGCGCCTTCCGCTGATTTGGCGCGCGGTAGCGATTCCAGACACCTCTGCAGGTCCTGGGCGAGGATTAGTGTGCGCCGTCCGCACTTGCGGGCGGTGAGCTGACCGGAGTTAATCATCTCGTAAATTGAGGTGCGACCAATGCCGGAGCGGGCGCTGGCTTCCGCGATGCTGTGGGCTAATACTGGTTCCATTGTGTATCTCCGTTGCCGGTCGGGGTAGTCCCGACGTGTGCAGGCGAAGATGCAAGAAATTCCTCTCAGCTCGAAAATAAACCAACGACCAACAGTCACCCGGATTTCTTGGGTGGTTTACCGCGCTGGCGTCTCAGGTGCGTCGGTAGCATTCTATGCGCCGTTTCAGCTTCGCGCTTCTTGCAAGGAAGGTCCTTCATGCAGCGGCGCACCATGTCCTCAAGCTTTCCCAACTGACCGGTGGTACCGAGCAGACGATTGGCTTCCGTTTCCATCCATTCTCTGGCGGAGATGGGTGGTGGTTTTGGAAATGCCCGTTCGATCTCGCCCTCATCAAACTCGATCGCCTCCCAACGTGGACCCTCGTAGGGTCTTTGAGGAACTGATGAGGTCATGTCACCGTGGACCCCGACTGAAACTGGAAGGCCAGGGATGCGAAACTGGCTGGTCGGTATCTGCTCCGGCAAGCCGTGAGGCCGCGGTCTGCCCCACGCTTGCACCTCGCCAGAGGCGATCTCTTTCGCAAGACTCTTTTGTGCCTCGTTTATGTGTGGTCCCATGTCGGACGTCCACTGTCCCAATTCCAGTGGTTGTTGCCGAATGATCCAAGCCAAAGCTTGAGCCGCTGTTCGCATTGACGTTGCTCGTCGCACAAACAACTCTTGCCCTGTCGAGCTTTGTGCGAATAGGAGGGCCACGTGAGATACAATCGACGAGAGAAAACTGGCGGACAACAGTCACAAGTCGGTCTATCCGCTCCGAAAGCCGCAGAACCGAGCACGATGCCATTCGCCCAGCGGCTCACCTGCACGATTGACGATGCATGCGAAGTGACCGGCTTGGGACGCACGAAGCTTTACGAGTTGATAGGAGCTGGCCGTATCATCACGACAACGATCGGACGTCGGCGATTAGTAGTGGTGCGCTCACTTCTGGCGCTCCTTGACCCCAACATGTCGAACTAATGGATGTGCGACTTAAGGGAACAACCCCACTTTGAACGCGCTTTTCCTCAGACACTCATTTTGATGACACGACCGTGCTCACTTAGCCGGTCGAGCTCGTCCGCCCACCACCGCATCATCCGCACGCGCTCCAGCCAAAATTCGGCGGCATGGATATAGGCGCCACGGATTTCATTCGGCTCCTAATGCGCAAGTTGACGTTCGATCGCATCCGGTTGCCACTTGCCGCTTTCGTTCAGGAGCGTTGACGCGGTGGATCGCAGGCGATGAATGGTCAATTCGATCTGGTCGTATCCGAGACGGCGCAGCGCTGCGTTAAGGGTGTTGTCACTGATTGGGCGATGCCAGGATCTCACCGACGGGAAGAGATATCTCGATCCGCCAGTGATTTCCTGGAGCTCGCGAAGAATGGTGAGAGCTTGAGACGCCAGCGGCACCCGGTGTGGCCGTCTCATCTTCAACTTTTTGGCGGGTATGCGCCATTCCCCGTCAGCCGGGCTGAACTCGGTACATTCCGCCTGTCGCAACTCCAGCAGCAGGCCATGCAGGAGCGCATGGCGCAGATCGTCGGCGCCGAGAACTACAACCGGTTGTTTGCGGGCGTCGTGTTCGGCGAGGTCGCCGACAAGCTCCTTTATGCGTTTGCGCCGATCGACGTGCAGCCAACGCTGTTTGGTAAATGGGCTGCCGTCCGCGAATGGGACGGATTGGACGTGCAGGGACCGTTCGCATTGAAGCGCATCCGACTCGTGGTAAGGCTGATCTCGCCTTAGTCTTGAAGTGGGCCGAAAAGCAAAGGCGCGGGTACCGCTAGAGGGGGGAACGGGGGCGCGCACCAAACATGAACCACTCGGCTTGGCGATGTCCGAGCTACACCACGGGCGACGAGAGGACCATCTAATGTGGTACGACGGGTTACCAGGAAACTCGTGGTCGAGCCTCTGGTCTGGTTACGTGAGGTGCGGGGGGGGGATGCCACGGTATTCGCAAGATTGACGTGTGTTGCCCGGCATGTGGTTCGGCCCCATTAGATACTTCACCCCAAACGGTAATCATAGATGGTCGGGAGTTCACCATGCCTGCGGCCTTCATGGGTGCCGAAGGCCGCTATGAGGACTACATCTATCTGCAGATGCTCCAGCGCGAGTGGGAGCGTCCAGTCGCCGAGTTTCAGACTTTTGCACACTTTGCCGATGCTGAACGCCCATCCGCACGGGCGGCCTTGGTGTTGCTGTTCTGGGGTTACTTCGAGACCTGTATCGAGCGACTTCACCGCACAGCGATGCGCAAGCTTCCACAGCGGGTTTTAGATGACCAACTCCGGCGTTATTCCGGAGTCGGTAGCCGCCTCCATGATCTGTATAAGATATTCTTCGGGACAAACTATTTTGACGACCTTCGCGGGCACGGATTTGCGGCTGTTGCCGACCTACTAAACGACATTCACAAACGTAGAAACGAATTTAGCCATGGAAAGCCACAGGCCATCAGTGAAGCGGCGGTGAATGCCCTCGTCGAAAATCTCAAAGCCGAGCATGAAGCCTGGATCACCGTATACAACAGCCGGGTGGGACCCTGAACGAGCGTGGGCGAAGCGAAGCGAAAGAGAGCAGCTGCTTTGCATGGCCCGTGTCCGTGCGGTTCGACAAGGCTTGCGCGTCTCTGTTGTTTCAACGGCAAGGACTGGCATAAGCCTCCAGCCGTTCTTGGGTTAAAAACACTGCCCAAGATGTCGAGTCTAACCAAGTGCTACATGAAAGAGTTGGCTTCGTGCGTGGGCCCGGTCTCGGGCGAGCACATCGTTTCAGAGGCGGTCATTCGGGTTTTGATGGCTGATGGTGATTTCTCGATCTCTGGACTTCCTTGGCTGGCGCCTGGCGAGGCAAAGATTTTGCCGCCGCAAAGCCTTCGAGCAAATTGTCTTTGCACCAAACACAACAGCGCGCTTCATCCTCTTGACGACGCAGGATGTCAGGACGCAGACGCAACGACCGCACGCGATTGCGAGCGAGGCGGCCGGTCCGCCGCCCGGATCAGTCAGTGATCGGGGCGGGATTCCGCCGCTTCGATGATCGATATATATTGCGCGAAGTCGTTCTTCTGTATGTCGGCGTGAGAAACCATCAGGCGCTGGGCAGTCAGACCATCGCCGGCACAAATCGCGCCAACGATCCCGATGTGTTCTTCAGCGGCCTCGCGAAGTCGACCAGGGACACGGAGGGCAAGATGGCGATATGCATCGATGCGCCGGCGAGCTTGGCGCGCAAGACCCGCCAGTTGCCGATTCCCGGCACACAGGTAGATTTGTTCATGGAACATGTTGTTGGCGCCGATGTATTCCTCAGTGGTTGCTGAGGCAGATTGCGTGCATAGATCCGCCAGGCGTTTCAACTCGTTCCGCTCGGTGGCATCGGCCCTCTGCGCAGCGTAGCAGGCACACAGGCCTTCCAGACCGGACAACAATTCGAGGAGTTCGATGACCTCGCTGACGTTTAGCGAGGCCACGTAGCTTCCCGAACGCGGCCGCACATCGATTAGACCGAGCGAGGCCAACCGGCCGATAGCGTCGCGAACCGGCGCTCGTGACACGCCGAAGCGTGCCGCGAGCACCCG from Bradyrhizobium sp. Ash2021 encodes the following:
- a CDS encoding phage/plasmid primase, P4 family codes for the protein MNNITANKTGPLSRTPVLGLVSDFCTDLGNARRLVSRHGANIRFIAEWGTWLIWNDAAGRWEIDRDGAVMRLGEETILAMLAHALTLNNQADRDQLLKHSMRSQSEPRLRAMVSLAQSEDGVTISADRLDADPWLLGVQNGVIDLRLGSFRTPRRDDLITKCTSVPFDASADCPNWNEFLKTVTGNDSELQAYLQRVAGYLLTGSVREEVMFMPYGTGRNGKSTFRETLHSLLGTYALAADATLLIERKVPGGATEEVARLKGKRFVAVNETAENDQLNEARVKFITSQDMLSARPLYGHLFDFFPTHKTFLTTNHKPIIRGTDEGIWRRVHLIPFTIAIDANSVQKDFRERLLLPELSGILNWALAGLAAYLKEGLNPPKSVLASTQEYREDMDVIGQWIADRCDLDHHAATPTNLAYGDYTWWANEEVGWSLKKPRFRRHLSDRGFTAAKGTGGTRMIVGLRLKSTGTPAGSGSGPLGTLDDGSTIYDDGIRPAPGTDGLSSDSPDLATGPSDNGRHAHEDSGGSGA
- a CDS encoding helix-turn-helix domain-containing protein; protein product: MPFAQRLTCTIDDACEVTGLGRTKLYELIGAGRIITTTIGRRRLVVVRSLLALLDPNMSN
- a CDS encoding GntR family transcriptional regulator, translating into MLNLQQTKFRSKQDDTAGGLSRDEIVRVLEQEIMTAQLKPRERLDERVLAARFGVSRAPVRDAIGRLASLGLIDVRPRSGSYVASLNVSEVIELLELLSGLEGLCACYAAQRADATERNELKRLADLCTQSASATTEEYIGANNMFHEQIYLCAGNRQLAGLARQARRRIDAYRHLALRVPGRLREAAEEHIGIVGAICAGDGLTAQRLMVSHADIQKNDFAQYISIIEAAESRPDH
- a CDS encoding tyrosine-type recombinase/integrase, coding for MRAPVPPSSGTRAFAFRPTSRLRRDQPYHESDALQCERSLHVQSVPFADGSPFTKQRWLHVDRRKRIKELVGDLAEHDARKQPVVVLGADDLRHALLHGLLLELRQAECTEFSPADGEWRIPAKKLKMRRPHRVPLASQALTILRELQEITGGSRYLFPSVRSWHRPISDNTLNAALRRLGYDQIELTIHRLRSTASTLLNESGKWQPDAIERQLAH
- a CDS encoding helix-turn-helix domain-containing protein: MEPVLAHSIAEASARSGIGRTSIYEMINSGQLTARKCGRRTLILAQDLQRCLESLPRAKSAEGARESMS
- a CDS encoding DUF6460 domain-containing protein → MPMLGMRNGAMMRRLLTMLAASVFLMTVAGVAAAGPSEDEALAYSAYGRADYATALRLFRTLAAQGRAYAQYNLGVMYRDGQGVPQNYAEALKLLRLAAEEGRGDSQNDLGLMYNLGKGVRQDYVEAVTWYRRAAEQGRAYAQYNLGLMYDSGTGVPKDYVLAYRWYSLSAAQGDKDALANRDAVAHLMTSAQIAEAQERVRDRNPQSPSLRAPQEDKVASAASYLLLGALFVIPIWLVIRQLNAPLPTFNTELMKPDKIKDDQIIDADLIVPAAAKMNRANIRALKGIGGVLAGVVFFAALVCLTALWIMGLAWVSTNVAGYVSAVSRIVFVVCAVILLPLALFSATRRISAYGFFVSSIVLALATWIFGFLVTLHYWDAFGVFVGIVMLGVGVVPIGMLAAALHADWFNVGQLALCLVITFGARMFAAMLATKIDRDEAAQPAGRANNEAMDPELNAPKQELLSKFAEDAADFWIMFRRKVWLKVGEHCAAEPIKSDAKSIRRRGDITEQLEPKYFIASGIILAVAGFLLLDRWGVVWGFWGNLMVGKTLGIPFRYVLLCSLASISWGLCRHWATSRSHQHQATDS